One Thermococcus sp. DNA window includes the following coding sequences:
- a CDS encoding metallophosphoesterase, which translates to MRIVAVTDIHGNRMWVEKFTSLVSHSNFDVLLVAGDITHFSGIETAKEVLKPLLRLEIPILAVHGNCDGRDVPQLLDELGIGLHDKRVEINGVGFIGIGGSNITPFNTVWELTEDEIMKILERNYRPGDVILSHVPPRETKADRIHSGLHVGSKALREFIERNQPPLVVTGHIHEARSVDRVGKTVIVNPGPLFRGYYAVIELNEATKKVENVELGEL; encoded by the coding sequence ACAGAATGTGGGTTGAAAAGTTTACTAGTTTGGTTTCACATTCGAATTTCGACGTTCTTCTTGTTGCTGGTGATATAACACACTTTTCAGGAATTGAAACAGCTAAAGAAGTCCTCAAACCGCTATTAAGGTTGGAAATCCCAATTCTTGCAGTTCACGGCAACTGCGACGGCAGAGACGTCCCCCAACTGCTCGATGAACTCGGCATCGGCCTTCACGACAAGAGGGTTGAAATCAACGGCGTCGGCTTCATCGGCATTGGGGGCTCCAACATAACCCCGTTCAACACTGTTTGGGAACTCACCGAGGACGAAATTATGAAAATCCTTGAGCGGAACTACCGCCCCGGAGATGTTATTCTCTCTCACGTTCCTCCGAGGGAAACCAAAGCTGATAGAATTCATTCGGGCCTCCACGTTGGAAGCAAAGCTCTGAGGGAGTTCATTGAGAGGAACCAGCCACCCCTCGTCGTCACCGGGCATATACACGAAGCCAGGAGCGTTGACAGGGTCGGAAAAACAGTCATCGTTAATCCCGGCCCGCTTTTCAGGGGTTACTACGCCGTTATCGAGCTCAATGAGGCGACAAAAAAGGTGGAAAACGTGGAGCTCGGGGAACTATAA